The window tcCTAACCTTGTTATACTTTGAGACCGTTTCACATTAATCAGCAAATTTTGTCTCAtgtttcacggttattcaaacaagaACTTACAGTTGCTACGTGCCAACATcgcccaaatcgatttctgataaaactgtgtcCAAAAAAGCCTTGATTTCTCTCTAAAGTCGTTTTTTGGAAGCCGAATAACTTTCTCACAACAActccctggcgatcccagaaccctctGCGATAAGGCATGGATCcaattactggcaactcattcaaagtagcctgcatgacaggcgctttatgagccaagcgCGCGTTCTCCCCGCTTGGCTCCTAAAGCGCCTGTCATGCCATTTGTGGaaatgcgaccccatccagcgACACATCCCCATTAGCCATCAATATGAAGTAATCCCTCCGGGCACTCGAGTAAAATGAATAAGGGTTCATAAAATGGAGCCTGAGGTTGACACAGGAAAATGACATTACGACACGCgtgtttgaaaaccaaaataccCGAAGAGCTAAAACggatatttttttgacaaagAAGGAATTTCGTAAGTTGGGATTTATCTTATCACGAACAGTTCTCGAGCGTGGGAATATTTGGTAAGTATTATTGACAGCAATAGCTTGCTGCGTGATATTCCGTGACACCCCAAACACTTTGCGAGAAACTTAAGACAACTCGTCAATTTCAAGAGAAATAACCCAATTTTTCTGACTATTTATAAACCTCATTTGGTAACCTAAAACTGTTTCACGCACAATTGACGCATTAAGCGAGGAAATTGAGTCAATATAAGCTCACGCACCTGTATAACATAAAATAACACGAAGAACCAAAGTTAGGTATCGCATAAAGCAAAATGAACGTTACATCGAATGCAACGGAATATCTGATGCCGCCAAGTTGGGCCACAACACTCTTCGTGTCTGGAACGTTCCTCGCCGTTATTTGCCCAATAACGGTGCTTTCCAACGCTCTGCTTCTCATAGCGATTTACAAAGATCCGTTTAAAACGTTTCGCACGCCATCGGCGTATTTTGTGGTGGGTTTAGCGTTTGTTGATCTCATCACTGGTCTTATTCCTGAGCCTATGACGATAACATGCTACTACAGGTTCTACAATAACCACCCAGACAGTCACTTCTTGAAAATACTTGAAGTAGCGGGAACTATAGCCGCCATAACAATGAATACGTCTTTCTTCATTGTCTTGGCGTTCACCTTTGCACAATACGCCGAGGTAGTCTTTCCGTTCAAATTCAAGCGTTTGATCACCGTTCGTAACACCGTAGCGTGTGTGGTGGGGCTTTTCTTATACGCTATTCTGTTTGAAAGCTTACAACTGGTTGGAGTGTCAAGAGAGGTCATCGCGAAGATTGACTTGCACCTTCATTCCACCTTTTCGCTGTTTTTGACTGTCATTATCTACTTGCTGCTGCAGAGAGCTGTTGTGAAAGAAATGATCATGACGCGACGCTTAACGCCAACAACAAGAAACACCGCAACAAGCGAGGGATGTGCAGATACGCGGGATTCCTGTACACCGAGTGAACGACCAACACAGCAGAAACTCATAGAGAAGAACTTGGTTAGATTAAATCTAGTTATGATCTTTATCCTATTGATTTGTTCTCAACCAAGCGCTATTGTGTGGTATTTTTACCTTTACtcaagagaaaagacaaaagtaAGTCTCTCACTACGAATTGCTGGAGTCGTGACGAATAACACACTCTTTTTGAAGTCTTTTCTTGATCCATTTGTCTTTGCCTGGCGTTTACCTAAGTATcgaaaagctttgaaaaaagtCTTCGGTCGAGAAGGGTAAAGGCAAACACTGAaatgttgaaaatttgattGTCTACCTCGACACAAAAGCTCATGTAGCAATGGAACATTGCGCAATGATTCGCAACtatgcaatacaatacagtaCAACCTTTATTTATAAATGACATTAAATTCAAAGctaaaagcttgtggggtcgcgAACTTATACACGTAGAAGAAAATAGGATAAGATACGAAGAAACAGAATTTGGCAGAGAAACGACGTGATAACTGCACAAAAATGACAATATGCAATAAACAGGGCTACCAAGAAGTCGGACATTAAAAGCATTTCTAGAGATTCGGGAAAACAATTCGGAAAAGGATTTAAGCTGGAGTTCCCGTATACTGATATGTACAAACAATAGTTCCACAAGCATTAAATACTGAATTTTAAGGCACAAATAAATGGAGAAAGTTGGGCAAATcctttgaacaaaaaaaaaagagaaaacaggaGGGCTTCACAGCCAAATATTGTGTTTAAGTTGCTGTTAAaacgatcaatcaatcaatcaataatatttatttatacacgaaATAAAGCGATGCTTCACGCTTGTGGGATCGCTCAGGTTTAATCAGTTTTAAATCGAATAGATCGAAGACGTACGCTACTCATACAAAACGTAAGGGTTATCGCATAGAAGACCTTAATTAAGCCCAATATGACGTTATAGCCATTACACAAtcagtaaaaaataataaactaaaaTCGGAAATTACTCTCATGAAGACAAGCTATTCGTGTAGACTAGACAACTTGTCAAAATTTCACTAAAAAAGTTCACTTAGCCATGTAAATTCGACATTACAGCGAataacatttgttttaaaatagcGCGGacggaaataaagaaacaaaatccCGCTTGTTTCGCTTCAATCCTTGCAATTCCCTGCGCGTTTTAATCCAGTGAAATAATGTCCTTCACGGATATAGAATTGTCATCAGTGATAAATTACGCTCAACATCTGCGAGGCGTAACAGAATGACTTCATAAAATAAAGATTCATTTCCTGAAtccggaaaagaaaaaaaaaccttacaaATAGCACGTACAAGTCATTCAAAGCACTCTATTCACGAATACGTCTCAAAACTTTATTATTTTAGTTAAATTCATTTGCCATGCTTGCTATGTGCTATTTTGACATGCATTGAATGAGTCCACCCCGTCAACGAATGAAATAGGTCCCCCAACCCCCACCCCCTCAAAAATCCTATGACAGATAATTAaggatgcgttcgattgaccctattccggaataagaatacgtagagtgatgatttaaaatggaatgtctggcgttttgaagtaGTAAGGATAATAAAGACGTTTAAAATAGCCGATGATTTCAggaggtgtttgacaattttaatgtgaatatacgtaaaaacgaagaattttctaacttctatttcatgtattcctattccggaatacagtcaatcgaacgcaccctaaggcctgttttaaacgtcgcattttacatttgccgaatctaatgcaaataagcgaaaacaatagatttttctcatttgcattagatttggcacatgtaaaatgcgacgctTAAAACGTGCCTAAGTAACTTTTATCGTAAATCGGtgaattttttgttaaatttcacTCTTAACAAAATGGAAGACCTCAAGCGCTCCGAGGAAAAATCCCTTACAACTCCTTACTTTATATTTAGGGCATCGAGGTCACGCCAATTGTTCAAAGCTGGGTCTTCATCTGAGTCTACATCTCGAAATTGAGCTACTATAATTTTTCAACCTTCTCTTTCAGTCTTCTTCATTAACATAATGTTTCGTCTTCTCTTATTACTGTCATTTCGCTTCTCCTAAACTTTCAATAGTTTAAATTTTACGAAGAATATGCGGAATTTACAATTCAAAGCGATATTCTTGACTTAAGATGGACAGTGTCTCTAATGTGTGGAAAGTCAGTTAAATGAATAGACTTCTTTCATAGCAATCAGATCAATCAAGTAACCAGGCGCGTGACTGTAGATAGCTTTAAAAGTAAGAAGAAGTAGTTTAAAATCAATGCGAAATTTGACAGGAAGTTAATGTAACAAACATAGTACTGGTGTTATGTGACTGTAGCGAAGAACATTAGATATATAAGCCGAGCAGCTGCATTCTGCCAGCGTTGCAATTTAAGTAGATGAACAGAGGGTAAACCAAATAGAGGGCTGTTTCAGTAATCTATACGACTTGTGATAAAGCATGGACCAAAGTCCGTGCAGATCGATTCCTGTGACAGATACTTTCGGATATGTCGAATATTGTATAAATGGAAAAACCCAGATCAAGTTTTGTGGATCTGTTCCTGGAGATTCAGGTTAGAATCGAACCATGACAGGAGCAATGTCAATCAATGTCAATATTTACTCTGGAAAGTTGCTGTTTTGTACCGATCAACATGTCATCATTTGTCATCATTAAGTTTTGACCTTATCAGTAAGCATCCACGTACAAATGTCCAATAGACAGCGTTCCATGGCAGCGACCGCGTCAGTGTGATTAGTAGCCGAGTCAGGACTAAACGACAGGTAAAGCTGAGTGTCATCTGCATGGGCGTGTGCCTCAGGTAGATGGTATTTGATGACTCAGTTTGCTGgagtaaatggtaaacaacaaTGGGCCCAAACGCGATATTTGTGGAACGCCATAAGCCTCAAACTGTCAGATGTACAGCCATTTAGCGAGACTCCTTGCGACCTGTTGCtaagataaaataaaaccaATTCAAGGGGGTGCCATTAATGCCAATACTTGAATTAAGACGAGCAAGCAGGATGTTGTGGTCAACGGTGTCGAACGCTGCGCTCAAATCTAGAAGAACTAGAAGGGTTACATGCTCGCAATTCAGTAATATTCATGAGAATGTCATTCTGTACCTTCAGTAAGCGGATTGTGAGGGTGGATAAAGGGCAAATCGACTCATATGACTGTGAATTTGGTCGAAAACAGCACGCTCTGTCAGTTTTGATATAAAGTGAAAGTTACTGACAGGGCGGAGGTTATTCAACTGCGTCGGGTCTAAGCCAGGTTTCTTAAGGATCGCGCAGAGGTTCAGAGCTTCTTTCCATTCCTCAGAGAAATGGCCGCATGATAGCGAAAGATTTACAATTCCTGAAATAACAGGCAACAGCACGTCAAGGCAGACAACAACCAGAGAAGTCGGCAGGCGGGTCCAACGGCCAGGACGTCTTAGCAAAGTTATGGATGAGCGCAGAGACGTCGTTTCCCCAGAGAAGTTGAAGTTTGTCTAGGTCATTATAAACCTTCTTtcgataaaaattcagaagatcttacgatttgatgacgtcattgtgaaaaccatctattgttttctttcttccctCGTGTGGGGTCCAGAAATAGGTCCAGTTGGGGGTCGAGTTCGAGGGTTCACGTTTTCTACCGTCCCTGcacaagacctattaaaatctctcTTCAATTCCATGCGCAAACCGTCTTTAAATTACCGCAAGTAAAACTATTGTACGGAGTTGAAAATATTCCCCCGGAGCCCCGTTTAAGGAGTTTAATTCAATTTCTGCGGGGTAtacacatttgtgactacgatgtagaaaaaaaaaagagactcGATTGGTTTTCATTTACAACGAGGTATGCCTATAGCATCCCAAGTTATAACCCAGATTAAGTTTCTGGTTATTTAATGAATAACCAATCATCAATTTTagttatttagcaaataaccacATTCATTTCTTTGgttatttgttaaataaccaATAACGCATTTTTGGTTACTTAGAAAACATAAACTGTGATGTGGTTATTTACATATAACCACGTTTGCTTTGGTTATATACATAATTATAGCTACTCTAAATAATTAAATACATTTGACGTCTCATATAAAAAAAATACGTAGAATCAAAGTTAGGCACCACATGAAGCAAAAATGAACGAAGTTACATCGAATGCAACGGAATATCTGATGCCGCCAAGTTGGGCAACAACACTCTTAGTATCTGGAACCTTCCTCGCCGTGATTTGCCCACTAACGGTGCTCTCCAACTTTTTACTTCTCTTAGCGATTTACAAAGATCCGTTTAAAACGTTTCGCACGCCATCGGCGTATTTTTTGGTGGGTTTAGCGTTTGTTGATCTGATCACTGGTCTTATTCCTGAACCCATGATGACAACATGCTACTACAGGTTCTACAATAATCACCCAGGCAGAAGTCACTGCGTGAAAATACTTCACGTAGCGGGAACTGTAGCCACCATAACAGCCAACACGTCTTTCTTCCTTGTCTTGGCGTTCACCTTTGCACAATACGCCGCGCTGGCCTTCCCGTTCAAATTCAAACGTTTGATCACCGTCCGTAACACCATAGCGTGTGTGGTGGGGCTTTTGTTATACGCTATTCTGTTTGAAACCTTACAACTAGTTGCCGGAGTGCCAAGAGAGGTAATCGCGAAGATTGACTTGCACCTTCATTCCACCTTTTCGCTGTTTTTGACTATAATTATCTACCTGATGCTGCAGAGAGCTTTTGGTAAACAGCAGCTGAAAAAGCGACGCTTAACGCTAAAAGCAGTGCCTCGGAACATCGCAACAAGCGAGGGATCTCTAAAAACACGGGAAACCTTTACACCGAGTGAACGACCAACGCGGCAGAAACTCATCGAGAAGAACTTTGTTCGATTAAATCTAGCTATGATTATAATTCTACTGGTTTGTTCTCAACCAAGCGCTATTATGTGGTATGTCTTCCTTTACTCAGGAGAAAAGACAAGAGTAAGTCTCTCACTACGAATTGCTGGAGTCGTGACGAATAACACGCTCTTTTTGAAGTCTCTTCTTGATCCCTTTGTCTTTGCCTGGCGTTTACCTAAGTACcgaaaagctttgaaaaaacTCTTCGGTCGAGAAGAGTAAAGGCAAACACTGCACTGAAAGAATAATACCGACATaaactcaggggcacccaacgtcaattttcggaaaatatctgttcggaagacgatttgagagctagaattttcggaacatttgttgtaaaatttcttgcttgcctgcctgtcctaggattttccaacatctgaaaaatggtataattggctatttttaacggattgttaccctaaaaaggtcacgtAGTATTTTCGGGAACCTTTTtctgcctgaaaatttcaaaaaggtaagttttgatccctataattttcggatcactagactttccgctaggaaatccgaacagatgaaaaatttttaggggataaaaatatgcctatatctaccgtttaaattctaaaatacgtttgacaatgctatgtttaagtggttttgaactatatttcgTTGGCTGCCCTTGAAAATTTTGATTGTCTACCTCGACACCAAAGGTCATGTAACCGTGACAATGGAACATTGCGCAATGATTCGAAAACTCAAAAAAGGTACGAAGAAATAGACTTGGTCACAGAAACGTGATAACTgcacaaaaatgacaaaatggaATAAACAGGGTACACAAAAGTTAGCCGATTAGAAGCACTTCGAGCGATTAGGGAAAAAACTGGGAAAAGGACAAACACTCGGCTGAAGTTACAGTAAACTTATATATGCAAACAGGAGCTCATGacctggttcagagctgggttttgtgagtttaaaaattttcgTATTTGGGTGTAACGAAGATCGTGCCTTTGCGAACCAATTGGCTTGTTATATAAAATTCAGGGAGCCGTCATagctttaaatttgaaaaaaatggatCGAAAAGTACACTAAGTTGGTattaaaattgtcttttttggTTGCAGATTTTAAGATGTTGGGAGTCTTCTATTAGCTTAAATTTACAACACATTCTTATGAAACTAAGCAAGAACTCTAAATTTGGGGTGGTAAATAGATATCCTTGTGCTATTAAATGAAAATTGCGGAAATTGAAGCTTTGAGCGACAGGGAAGATCCATTTTAGTTTCAggaaaagattttttttcaaatacgTCAATATACTTCCAGCACTGACTACTTGGCGCAGAAAGGACGAAGTTATCTTAATATTGATAAACATGTTTTTCAGGAAATTTTCTTTGACCCTCTTATCGAAACAACGAGGAACTAATACAGACACACGGCGCAAACCTGCCGTCAAATTTAACACAAAAATACCACCAAACGCGTCACAGtgtcatatttcttttttttcacagaAGAAGCGACAGCAATCGACCAGCTTCGTATTGTCGCGTTTGCACTGGATACTAGCAAGAAGCATCCATTGCATGCTAGTTCCAGTCTAACCTTGAGAAAACAGATGAGTTCTCATGTCGCTGTCTCTTGAGGACATTTGCGTGCAGATATTCCGGGTTCAAACTCCAATTTGATAACAAACTGGGCTTGAATTTTGTGCTTGCAAATTCAATTACAGCAAGTAATTTAATAAAGCGGATGAGTGTTATTTGATCTCTGTCACACTGGGTCCGATAACAAAAGGGCGGCTGTGTTAGAGTGCTAAGGAAACTCCCACTataaaaacaaagcatttacatttttatactttcctttgtttctgtttaaaaaaattgctactTATCGCGTGAGTAGCCAACTAGTTGCTTCCTGCCatttggggttcttaatcatgtttctgtaaagtttgaattgtttcttccagattattaaaaagtggggtgcctgtaaacttgCTTGATAGCTAAGTACACATCCACTATAAAAGCAAGGCATTTACTTTTttatactttcctttgttttggttttaaaaaattgctaCTTATCGCGTGAGTAGCCTACTCTAGTTGcttcctgccagttggggttcttaatcatgtttctgtaaagtttgaattgtttcttccagattattaaaaagtggggtgcctgggGTGcctggggtgcctgtaaacttgCTTGATAGCTAAGTACACATCCACTATAAAAGCAAGGCATTTACTTTTttatactttcctttgtttcggttttaaaaaattgctaCTTATCGCGTGAATAGCCAACTAGTTGcttcctgccagttggggttcttaatcatgtttctgtaaagtttgaattgtttcttccagattattaaaaagtggggtgcctgtaaacttgCTTGATAGCTAAGTACACTTCCACTATAAAAGCAAGGCATTTACTTTTttatactttcctttgtttcggttttaaaaaattgctaCTTATCGCGTGAATAGCCAACTAGTTGCTTCctgacccaaggctctgggaaactctatgcaggagaacatgcgccgtagcgttcttatagccaaaaactggctattggaaccttacggcgcctgctcactccttgCGCTAACATGAacgcaccaattagagacgcttttgattgttcctcacgaaaaccaatgagaagacactttgtttcagggttccccagagctcttctctcgctcagtcaagagaagagctctggggtcgagattggtcaTTTGCGCATATGACATATCAAGACCGAGATCATGGTGCATGCGcgtatgacgtaattcaagatggcacTGGAAAACAGAAAGCTCACGTTGTACAGGATAGCCAAGATAAGAAATAGTTGTCTTGTTTGTGGAACTTTCTCTTTCTACCTTTTTCTCTGAATCTTCCGCTGTCAAGGCAGAAGTGTTCGCGTTCAAAAGTGCCGATATTGACAGAATGTTGCCAAACAGAATGTCGTTCTTTTACAGCTGAGTTTTCCTTGACTTAGATTAGAGTGAACAGGGTAGTCCCCGGTATTGTAACGTGGCCTTGCTATAGACGAGATAATCTTTCACTTTCATAATTGACTATAAGCTGATTAACACGAAGAAAGACCGAGGTGCAATTTACCTGTAGTCCTGAAATTTTGAAATGCCTTGTTGCATTGAACATAAAAGCCTCTCAGGGAGAATGATCAATCAAGTGTCAATATTTTTATACAGATTTATTTCACTTATTTACTGACCGACCGTCACCAAACAAACGATTAATTAACAGTTATTTCCAAAAAACGACTCTATAGAGGTCGACTTCACAAACTCACCTCATATTCCGAAATTACAAGTGGATTATGATGTTTCCAAAGCACCAGACTGTGAAATTTCTCAACCTTAAACGTGTTTGACACTGAAATGGAACGAGAATTTCTCATTTCATCTTTATCTCCAAAACTGGGTTTGTTCCCCTAACACAGGAACAGAGGACGCTGTCGAAAAGATACGACATTCGTTTCCTGTAATATCGGCCCGTAGGAAAGCCTCCACTTTTGCTTCGTGAGAACTCAGTTTACACTGAAGAAATGATTTGAAAAGAACAGGGCAGCACtttaacatgtttcgacattCCTATGTTATCTTCACTtgtaaatgttcgttacaattTGAATTTCCTAAGATGCAGGTAAGACAATACAATGTTGCTGTTATTATAACGGGGcagacaaagaaagaaaagataaataaaacatgcACAGATTGATCCGACCTGCGCTATTCTTGGTTtacatccacgtgatgagacggccatgttggtatacaaaacaaacgaaaatggctccacaagttttgcataataacatagagtcaaattcccaaaagacattttactgcattgttctgtacatcaacatggctgctgtgacgtcagatgtTTTAGTTCTTGATTAACTTGTCGCAAcatttttccttctcattggttgataaactggcgccagattttaagccaatcactaagcgtagcaattgcaatcgcgttcTCACTTTCGACACTCATTTCAAAACTGCTCTATCAACCAATGAGATTGAAGGAAAAGCAAAGCTAATCACGACTTGTTGGTCCATTGCGCAGCTTGtatctgctgtgattggttgaagtaattactttggtatttgtttcacgacactcaattgaaaaccgctcagTCTAACAACAGAACAACCGTAGAACAAGATGGCCGCGTCCGTGAAATTTAACACAATTAAAATTAGGCGattttaaaacttatttatttcggatacaaacgctttcctTGTAAGAAACTTTAAACTAATTTTACCGTAGAGGTTTTCATCCTGTGATTtagagttttttgtttttttaagttcCCTTCCATCCTCCCCCATTCACAGCACTCTACAGTTAGACAAACTTTGAAGTTAAGGTACGGGCAAAAGccttcaacatttgcttaaCCATCCGatcgattttgttgaatgttGAACTATGTTGACTGCAGGGGtgggcaaacagtttcaacacatCAACAACATTTGAGTCAACAAAGGTCCTGTTCTATAAGGATCAACCGCAACCGGTTTAAGgtcggtgcctactattgttattgcgcatacgttctgcgcatctcgagataataggatttcctatcggtgacgcttagtaatacagggatatttttgcgcggtttaaaactatccggagaaagtagatcttagtaagtactcttggtatccaaaaagaaaattgggggcaaccatgcatttttgagagataattatgcttcaatttgagaaagaacgccatacattcctttgtgttttaaagctttttacaaatattattcatgaattatctttgaaaaatgcgtcaggttacccccaattttctttttggatttcaataacacttgctaagatctacatttcctgcataatcacacaccggggcaaaaatatcttgaattagtaggcaccgtccttaagttgaagcggttgaggcttcccaatagaacacttttccaaccgttttcggttgaaacgcggtaactcctgggaatagttattaccagacttctcacCGTTGACATGTTGAGCGAAAGAAACACGGCAGGAGTCTGTGGCCGATTTTAAATAGCCCGCGTAAGCGACAGCGGTCGCTGCCAATGTTTTCTCAACCGTTTCAACCaagtttgatgccggttgaaaacgttgatcaaccaaaccaaccgaaaatgtttttttttcctaatagAACACTAAAAAccccaaccaactaaaaacggtagttcccaatagaacacgaccaaAGCTTCACTAAAGAGAAGGTTTTCAGTCCCAGGTTTCATCCGCGCTCGTTTCTATGGATACGGACTTGTTATTATGGATACGAACACGgaacgtcattgagagaccaaTCAGTGCGCAAGCGCATACCCAACCATGTTGAAAACGGGGAGCAAATGGCTAACTTCATTCATCATTCGATAAAACAAAGGAAGTGTTGattggttgttgaagcaaagttcaAACGCTtaaatgggccctttgcaggatagtgatcacatggtacaaaaaccgccatactggaacgcaaattgcgcactgggacatctaaaacaaagcaatttcAATTTAAacattctttgttttagatgtccgagtgggcaatttgcgttccagtatggtagtttttgtaccatgtgatcactatcatgcaaagggcccattaaactcattcaacatcgattcaacttcgattcaacatgtttcaacacggttgaaaggggGGAGCAGACGGTTTCCGCATCGCTGTTTAACAAAATCGAATGGATGTTGAAGAAAATGTTGTGAAGCCGTTTGCCGGGTCCTTAGCCAGCAGCTCGTAGTCTGTCTCCGCATGGAGAAATAGTATAACCTGATAgatcaaccaatgaaaaaaaatacgAGCTTGTCAAAGTAAAAAACTGAAATGCGGAATGCAAACattttgctagaaaatggaaaaaaaccttgaaacagAAATGAAGAGGGTTACCTGTTACTGTGAATCGTGAATCAATTCTGCCAAAAGGATCTTGTGCAGTATTGCTGTGAATAGACATAAAATTCATTATCAATGTAAAATTCgctgagataataataataataataataataataataataataataataataataataataataataataataaattcaaaTAGTAATGAACTTTGTTATACTTCCCAACTGACATTCAGTTTTCTATCACGAGATGCACCTCAAAACTGTATAACTCCCTAGGGCGAACAACACTCACTAACTCGCTAGGGAAACAACAGCTTGAACCTTGGACTTGCACGTGATCAGGACATGCGTCTTGAAAGCGCGGCAAATTTGTGAGCGCGCTCACCGCGATTTTCAatgaaattgtaaattttaagtttttttgaagTCATGGCCGCCACAAAACGCTTTCAAGTACAAAGTGAGTAAGAAATACAGCAACTGATACGAGACAaaagttgaaagtaattagagcgagtttcaatcgagtgtcgtaaaaccaaaaccaaagtaattactttggccaatcaaaaaggacggagacaatccagtaaaccaatcaaaactccaagtaattacacgtagccaacacaaagcgcgggaaaatgtgcacgtgcaagccacgattggttttggtttccctTTTCATGGGttgaaaaatggcgcgagaattttgaaccaatcgctgagtgaagtaatgcaaaaccaaagcaattggcTAATTACTTttaacactcaattgaaaaccgctctattgaaGGTAattgtatgcgcaataacaatagttggcaccgtccttaacagcaCTTTTTTCTCACACCCCGCTATTACGAACACTAAATGACATCCCCGAGCGTGTCCGCTATAACGAGAGTTGACTGTACTAACTTCTTCACTACAATAATTGCAAGAAAGCGCACCGCCTTCGTCAAATTTAGGACTAGCAGAAGAGCAGGACTGGTGTAATGGCCTTCCTTCGACGACTCTCTCATAGTTCGGTGGCAGAGAATCCGAACCAGTTAACGCAAGGGCTCAAGCTCGTTTCCTGCTAGAAGAACTCGAATTTTTTCCCCATTTCTCGGAATCACCATCGACAAATACACCTTTTTATGTTCTGCAGTTACTTGACTTTAATCAATGTAAACTCTAATGTCATCTAGTTAACGTTGT of the Montipora capricornis isolate CH-2021 chromosome 7, ASM3666992v2, whole genome shotgun sequence genome contains:
- the LOC138055235 gene encoding neuromedin-U receptor 2-like, which encodes MNEVTSNATEYLMPPSWATTLLVSGTFLAVICPLTVLSNFLLLLAIYKDPFKTFRTPSAYFLVGLAFVDLITGLIPEPMMTTCYYRFYNNHPGRSHCVKILHVAGTVATITANTSFFLVLAFTFAQYAALAFPFKFKRLITVRNTIACVVGLLLYAILFETLQLVAGVPREVIAKIDLHLHSTFSLFLTIIIYLMLQRAFGKQQLKKRRLTLKAVPRNIATSEGSLKTRETFTPSERPTRQKLIEKNFVRLNLAMIIILLVCSQPSAIMWYVFLYSGEKTRVSLSLRIAGVVTNNTLFLKSLLDPFVFAWRLPKYRKALKKLFGREE
- the LOC138055238 gene encoding melanocortin receptor 5-like, whose protein sequence is MNVTSNATEYLMPPSWATTLFVSGTFLAVICPITVLSNALLLIAIYKDPFKTFRTPSAYFVVGLAFVDLITGLIPEPMTITCYYRFYNNHPDSHFLKILEVAGTIAAITMNTSFFIVLAFTFAQYAEVVFPFKFKRLITVRNTVACVVGLFLYAILFESLQLVGVSREVIAKIDLHLHSTFSLFLTVIIYLLLQRAVVKEMIMTRRLTPTTRNTATSEGCADTRDSCTPSERPTQQKLIEKNLVRLNLVMIFILLICSQPSAIVWYFYLYSREKTKVSLSLRIAGVVTNNTLFLKSFLDPFVFAWRLPKYRKALKKVFGREG